From the genome of Geminocystis herdmanii PCC 6308, one region includes:
- a CDS encoding dipeptide ABC transporter ATP-binding protein: MNSPLLEIKNLKVAYPVTNYGENQLTWAVNDVSFDLDKGEIMALVGESGCGKSTLGRAVMRLLPDKSSIEGSANFQGEDIFSFDSQAMRRFRGEAIALVFQDPMTRLDPLMTIGDHCIETLKAHQPQLSTKEAKEKALSTLETVKISPERFNQYPHEFSGGMRQRVAIALALLLEPKLIVADEPTTSLDVTIASEILAELTSLCRDRDMALLLISHDLAMVGKYCDRIGVMYQGEMVETGKVEDVMYSPHHEYSKSLLEAAFHLHHTTASQPPEEKTTPLLQLKNLKQYYTLEANFIEQILGKKSQTIKAVDNLNLDIKQGEILGLVGESGCGKSTLSRTILQLIRATSGQVQFLDQDLTTLPETEIRGLRKEIQMIFQDPHACLNPMMTIGESITEPLLIHQLGNKQENQERVEKMLNRVGLNPQEYYNRYPKELSGGQQQRVAIARALITNPKLVICDEPVSMLDATVQAQVLDLILELKAEFNLTYLFITHDLSVAKFLCDRIAVMNGGKIVELGDTASIFKNPQHPYTKTLLASAFTFSDGK; this comes from the coding sequence ATGAACTCTCCTTTATTAGAAATTAAAAATCTGAAAGTTGCCTATCCTGTCACTAACTACGGTGAGAATCAACTAACTTGGGCAGTAAATGATGTATCTTTTGATTTGGATAAAGGGGAAATCATGGCTTTAGTGGGGGAGTCGGGTTGCGGTAAATCCACTTTGGGAAGGGCTGTAATGCGATTATTACCAGATAAAAGCTCGATCGAGGGTTCAGCAAATTTTCAGGGAGAGGATATATTTAGTTTTGATAGCCAAGCTATGCGCAGATTTCGAGGAGAAGCTATAGCTTTAGTATTTCAAGACCCTATGACCAGATTAGACCCTTTAATGACTATTGGGGATCATTGTATCGAAACATTGAAAGCTCATCAACCCCAATTATCCACAAAAGAGGCAAAAGAAAAAGCCTTATCCACTCTGGAAACAGTGAAAATATCTCCTGAAAGGTTTAATCAGTATCCCCATGAGTTTAGTGGGGGAATGCGTCAACGTGTGGCGATCGCACTTGCATTATTATTAGAACCTAAGTTGATAGTTGCAGACGAACCCACTACTTCCCTTGATGTGACTATCGCTTCCGAAATTTTGGCAGAGTTAACTTCTTTATGTCGAGATAGGGATATGGCATTATTGTTGATTTCCCATGATTTGGCGATGGTAGGTAAATATTGCGATCGAATTGGGGTAATGTATCAAGGGGAGATGGTAGAAACGGGAAAAGTAGAAGATGTCATGTATTCACCCCACCATGAATATTCTAAATCTTTATTGGAGGCGGCTTTCCATTTGCATCACACCACCGCTTCTCAACCTCCAGAAGAAAAAACAACGCCACTATTACAGTTAAAAAATTTAAAACAATACTATACCCTCGAAGCTAATTTTATTGAGCAAATTTTAGGCAAAAAATCCCAAACTATCAAAGCGGTAGATAATCTTAACCTAGATATTAAACAAGGGGAAATCTTAGGTTTAGTAGGGGAGTCTGGCTGTGGAAAAAGTACCCTGTCTCGCACTATTTTACAATTAATTAGGGCAACTTCGGGACAAGTTCAATTTCTTGATCAAGATTTAACTACCCTTCCAGAGACTGAAATTCGAGGCTTAAGAAAAGAAATACAGATGATTTTTCAAGACCCTCACGCTTGTTTAAATCCGATGATGACTATAGGAGAGTCTATCACCGAACCGCTCTTAATTCATCAACTGGGTAACAAACAAGAAAATCAAGAAAGGGTAGAAAAGATGTTAAATCGAGTCGGATTAAACCCCCAAGAATACTATAACCGTTATCCGAAGGAACTTTCAGGAGGACAACAACAAAGAGTTGCGATCGCACGGGCATTAATTACTAATCCGAAATTGGTTATATGTGATGAACCTGTAAGTATGTTAGATGCCACAGTACAAGCCCAAGTATTAGACTTAATTTTAGAATTGAAAGCGGAGTTTAATTTAACCTATCTTTTTATTACCCATGATTTATCTGTAGCCAAGTTTTTGTGCGATCGAATTGCCGTCATGAATGGCGGTAAAATAGTAGAATTGGGAGACACTGCAAGTATTTTTAAAAATCCCCAACATCCTTACACAAAAACCCTTCTAGCTTCCGCCTTCACCTTTTCTGATGGTAAATAG